ATCTGGTGGCCAAGACTGGGAGTGGCCATTTTTGTGTCCCAGGACCAGTGGCAGAGCCTTGTGGAGGGGAGCTGGGAATGACCTCCAGTGGCAAGGCACATAGAAAACTATGGCCTTAAAACAGCTGGTGGCCTTAGGAAGTGTCCCTGGTTGAACAGTTCTTGTAATAAGTGCCTTAAAGTCCTGCTTTTAAATCTAGTTCACCACCCCAGGCCTTCATACCCAAGGGTTCTCCAGAGGCCACGCCGACTCTCCAGCAACTCAGGTCCATCCCAGGAACCACAGGGACCCCGAGGGCAGCTCATCCTGCAGCCTGAAGCAGGCCAAAACCGAGTCACGGGAGCACAGTGGAGAGGGCTGCTCCAGGGTCCACTGTGGGACAGCCACTTCCCCTGGCTGGGGGCCTATTAGCTTGCCCCCCAGGGGTCTGGGTAACAGGTCCTATTCTGGCTCCAAAACTGAGTTTAGAAACCTGGCTGGAGCCTTTCGGATTGGCCAGGGAGCCCTGGTGATAACTGAAGCCCCTGTATGTGCCCCGATATCACACATCCCTGGGTCCCACCCACGTAGTCAGCACCATGGGTGGTGAGGGGTCCTGTGGTGAGAGGTCCCCAGGTTTCCTCTCCCTTCCATGCAGCAGGGCCCTGGCATGCCCCTCACCTCAGCAGTTTGCATCCCCAACTGTAAAGAGCTCTGTGGTGCAGACCCTGGAGGGCCCAGAGGCTCAAAGCTCCAAGTCTATCTGGGACGCCATTGCTAATCCGCATGGTGCATCCCTGCCCTCTAAGTGACCTTGTTTTACTCAGGGCACCCACACGTAGTGCCACAGACATTTATTAACAAAGCAGCCGTGCCCTCATCTATACTCCTAAGCCATGGTGGGCTCTGAGCCTCACACCACGCCCAACCAGGCACCATTTCCTGAGTCTCCGCCTGCAGAAACAAGGGGGCTACAGAACTTCCAATCCCAAGCTGAGGACCCACTCCTAGAACAAAGGAGCAGAAAGGCACAGAGGGACCAATCGCTTGGGCGACCAGAGGTGAGGACTGGCCCGCCTGGGGCAGGTGCTGGGTGACAGCAGCACCCTTTACCTCCTCACTGGGCCAACAGACACCTGCCCTCTTCCTTAGACTGAGTGTGTGGCTGGGTACTGACAACGGCCTGAGGAAAGGCCATGCCTTTTTACTTGGTTGGTAAGATATTTGTGGGAGTTTAGGGAGCACAGTATGATTCAGTACTTGGCTTGAGGCCTATCAGCTTGACCCCCAGGGGTCTGGGTAACAGGTCCTCTTCTGACTCCAATGCTGAGTCTCGGAACCTGGCTGGAGCCTTCCAGATGGGCCAGGGAGCCCTGGTGATAACTGTGAGACCCTGTGTGTGCCCCGATCACTCATCCCTGGGTCTCACCATGTAGAGAGCACCACAGGTAGAGACAGGTCCCCAGGTTTCCTCTCCCTTCCGTGTAGCAGGGCCCTGGCCTGCCCCTGATCACATCAAGATGATTAGCATTCCCATCTCctcaaacattcatcatttctcTGCATTGAGAAGCTTTGAACCCTTCTGGTTATTTAAAATAAGGCTCATAAACTACTGTAAACCACAGTGTCCCCGTCATGCTTTCGAACCCAGGAACTACTCCTCAAGTCTGTGGTGATGCTATCCAACCTCCCCTCCCCTAGTCTCCAATGAGTCtctctactctctgcttcttttTTAGCTTCGATAAATCAGAACACGCagtgtttgtttttgtgccagacttatttcatttcacattagttccatccatgttgctgcaaatgggaggatttcattctttttttatggccaAATTCCATCCTACAGGtgatttttcttatccatttatcATCAGTGGACACCTGGGTCGATCCtctcttggctactgtgaacagTGCTACAGTAAACATGAGTGTGTGGAAATGTCTTTGCTATACTGAGTTCACTTCCTTTTGATGCATACCTAGTGGGGACTGTGCAATCACCTGGTTCTATAGAGTTCTGAGAAACTTCCATGCCGTTTTCTGCAATGCCTTTTCAAGCTTCAGTCTCACCATCGGAACCAACCACCTTGACAGAGACTGGCAACGATGCCACCTGAATTCTAGCTCCACCCCCACTCCTCGGCAGCCCCTCCCAATTCCACCAGCTTATGAAGACCCAGGACATCAGCTGCCTGGACCTCCCAAGGAAACCAATGTACACAGCATCCAGGCCCATCTGGCAACACTTCCCAATGTCCTGAACTGCGCAGCACCTGACACCTGCCTGCTGCTTCCCAAGCCTTTCCCTTTACGCCACAGAGCCTGCCTGGTTTGAGAGCAGCTTGCCAATAGTGTTCTCTGCACTGCTCTTGCCACACCTTGAAGACCACCCAGAAACCCATGGCCATGTCCCAGATGAAAAGGCATCCATGTAGATTTTCAGGGATAGGCCGACTTCAGGAAAATGCCCCAGACAGGCTCTGAAACCACAGCATGAATCTATTCTGACAACTCCTGCCCCCTCGTGGCCACAGCTACCCACTGCACCTTCCCTTCCCTGGGCAATACTCCCATAGGGAACTAGAATAGTCTTTTAACCTGGAGCTAAGACCAGGGCAGGCAGGGCACGGTGTATAGAGAGGGATCTAGGCAGGATAGGTCCCAGCAAGAGGTCACTGTCCTGGTAGATAGTTTTCTCTCCTAAGAAGGTAAGCAATCACATGTCCATACGCCTTGGTGGGTGTCCGCAAGTTACAGATGTAGGGGTGCACGGCAGTGGCTGGAGACAGTGGTATTCTTGATCCCCATCTTCCTGCTAGGGAAGCATTTCCCAGATAGCAAGGGGACTCATTAgagaaatccttcctccaggcaGCACAGACCAGCAGACTCCCTCcaccccttccccaccctgtGGTTAGGGCAGGGCCATGGCCAGTACCCCCACCACCCTCCAGGAATGAGACACGGTGTGTTGCTGGACACTCGGTGTTGTAGTGTAGCTTGGTTTTATTTATGtccacaaatatttcaaaaaaattacaaaatactcaAATGGAGAGAACACAGAAGTCACGATTTCTGGGTGTCTACTCTGTATACACTGTGTTATCTCATGGCAAACTACTCATATATACATTTAGCTTCAAGATATATATAAACGTAGCAAATCAGAATATACACTCTGTTCTGCTTCTGCTGCAGTGAAACGTGAAGCTCAACCTTGACGACATTGAACAAGACACATacaaaacacagaaagcaaaaccgAACTtcaaatgaaaggaaggaaaatccAAAGGAAACCAAGCGGTCGGGCTTCAAAGACACCACACAGGTCTGGGGCCTCCTAAACAAACTCTAGGTGATCGGGCAAGGGCTTCAGATTGTGGGTTTTAATGGAAGAATCGCAGTGCTCCACCTTGGGATATGGGGAGAAACCCGAAACATAACAAGAAAACACCTTCAGACAGTTTTCAAGTACAGACTTCAAAGTACTtcactctttctcttctttggaaaaatgggTAATACAGGAGATAAACAAGTTAAACTGAATGGTAGGAGTTAGGTTCTACCAAAgaaaggagggggtgggggagacgaGAGCAAAAGAGGAGTGTCAAGGGAAGGGGAGGGCACCCAGCAGGAAGAGGCCTCTCAGAGCCAGAGGAAGCCCGCAGGGCAGAGCGCCTGGGTGGTGTGTCAACCACCCAAGAAGGAATAATGCCTGCATGGCAGCCAGTCGTTTGATGGCAAAGGGTTAATTTGAGTTTGCCTCCCCCTAAGGAACTAAAATCGAGGCAGAAATGGAATGAgagaatatgaaacaaaaaaagtacaaatatttaACAGTTAAAACAATCCTATCTGTCCCGACTCAACACCCAACAGGGTTTTTGATAGAAACTGGAGAGGGCCTTGCTGCAGGTCTCAGTCAAGCCCCTGACCTGCCCCTTGCGGCCTGGGTTCTGGGTACACATTGCCCACTGACCCACAGGCAATTCTGAGATGTGCACCACACAATGGGCCTCGAGAGTTTTGAGAGGATGGGAAGGGGTCCTGTCCTGGCAGGGGTGTGGTCCACAGATGCAGGTCTCCCACCCTCTGTCTTGCAGGGATGGCTCTGCTCTGGAAGGGCCCAACCTCCTACCAGTGGTACCTCCGGGCGGAAGCGAGTCGCCCTGCATGGGGCCAAAAGAGGCAGGCTGCCACTCATAATCATGTTAACGGCCCCCAGTGTTCCTCACTCAAGCAGCCTCCGTCTGCAGTAATGATGACTTGACTGGGTCCTCGCAAGGACATCCAAATGGTGACGTCACAAAAGGGCAGATTTTGAACAGATCCCGTTGGGAGGCATATGTCCTGGCTCTTTCATGTGCTAAGTTATATGGAAtcattttcttggattttctagAATGTTTTTGTAATCTTCAAAGTATTAAAAAGGCAATTTATCCAGAACAAATGTGTGTGCATAGAACTCTGTAAGGAAATCTACCATAGGACACATGTAAACATGTGCTTTCTATCCCACAGAGACAGGACGGTGATGACACCAGGGAACAGAAAGCCAACACAGAACTCCCACACTCCTGTACACAATGAAAGAGGCTCGCTGTCAGACGTCTGTGCCGCTGGCAAAGCACGTGCGGGGAACAGACGGAAGTGAAAATCAAAGCAGCAAAATAGTCTGTAACATTGTCCCTGCAAACCCCTGGACgctcactgctgtgaccaaaccTAGTCCAAGCTTCTGCCTGTTTGTAATTAGTTAACGCCCATCTGCTCCCTTTAATTAAAGGGATAAttatatataactttttattaaaaaatcaactctGTATTCTGTCAATAGCTGGTAGGAATTCACAATTAGTGACATGGCTGGAAAAAATAGATCAGAATAGTAGtttgtggaaggaaaaaaaggctgttctaaaattatttatttacagacATAAAAAGCCATGCTGCAGAGCTTTCTCAAATTATGAAGATTTCCtacaatgtattaaaataaaagattttttaaaaattatagctcTTGGATTCCAAACTCATATGCCACCTCTCTGCAAGCCCTGTGGGTTCTGGCACCCACGTGTCCATCGTGTCTGCACGCACAGTGAAGGGTGTGAACGGATTCTAGCACCTACTGAGAAATCAAGGGAAGAAAACTAAAGCCGAACCCCAGGACTGCAGGGAAGCTCTCTGGACGCTCAGTCCAGTCCAGGACTCACTAAGTTTCTGGGGCACTGTCATGCAGGGAGACCCGAACTGGTCTCAGGGAATCCTCTCAACAAACAACACTATTATGCAGATACATTTTAGTTGCggggtttttaaatatataacgAAATCTTTAGAAGATATTCTTTTTGCTTTTGCAGCTCCTATTGTATGTAAAAAGTTCTGTTTCTCCCCCCCCCAAGAATTGGGGTTTCCACAGCCAGCgttaacaaataaataacttataaCTGCTTGTCACCTTCTTTCTTCAGTCgactggaaagaagaaaagaacactgGAATCAGGCCTGGGCAGGTGGCAGGCAACTGCACCTCACAGGCCACAGGCAAGTGGCTGGAGCCTGCCTGCCTATTCACAGGAACCCCCATGGAGGGAGCCTGGGCTCAGACACAGCacccccctcttccctcctccctcccacctcacCTGTAATAATCTTCCTGACTTGGCAGGTGGCCACCATGCATGTGGGGGTGTCCATGCAGCCATTGTTGCTCCATGGCCAGTCTCTGTAGCTCGGCCGACTGGGCATGCATGGCCTGTAGCTGATGGGCTGCTGACATGGGGGGTGGGATGGCCCCAGGCAAGTCTCGGGGGTAGGGGGTGCCTGCCAAGCACAAAACAGTCTCTACTACAGAAACAGCCAAAGGAGTGACCAGCAAGGAGGTCAGGGAGGATGAACCTGCCCAGCAGCCTCATGCCATTGGCCAGGGACAGTCAACTCGGCCCTTTCCAAGCTCTGCAGAAAGTACTTCCCAAAGTGTGGGGCAAGAGGCTGCTCAGCAGTCTCGGAGACCCAGGGAAAGAGAAGGCCCACACCATTGCCCTTGGTCTCCTGCCAGACCCTGCCAGCCTCCTATACTTCGCTCCAGACCTCAGTCGAAAGCATCTTCCAAGAGGCCTTCCTTGAATCAGCCTAAATTAGGGGGTCTCGGTTACTCTCCCACCAGCCCAGCAGTTCTGGCTCCCTCCTGAAAGACTGAACTGGCACGCATTTATGACCTCCTCCACCCAGAGCCCCCTGAGAACAGAAGTTTGCCTGCCTTGTCCCCATGAGGATGCTGTCCACAGAGGGTGCAAATCCAATTTGTTCAATATATAACTGAGTGAACAAGCGGGGACAGCTGATCAGACTGCTACTCCACTCTCCAGTGGAACCCATATATCCTCCCCTGGTGAATTCTTACCAAACACTGGATGGCGCAGCATCTCGTGCTCATGGGGAGGCTGTCCCAGCAGGGGGTTGGGGAGGGTGCCAGGGGGGTAGGGGAAACGAGCCAGGTGAGGGCCAGCAGTCAGGGGATCAACCAGGGGGTGAACTGGACCTGCCGAAcctaaaggaaagaaaggatacAAGCCCAGATATGGGTGATGTGTGGCTCCTGGTCACCAAGGTTGGAAGTACCACTTGGCAGCAAATGATTCTGACTGAAGGGGTTGCTCCACCATCTTGAGGGTGAGctccagagaggagggaggagagcagggacaGGCAATTCAAGCATACgtttcctcccctgctccccagcaCCCTTCCGGCAACACCACATGTTTTGTTCAAGACCCAGGACCTACAGAGCCTACTGGTCTGGGGCCTGCCCTGTGAGCctgttagggctacagcaagtCACTCCTGTCCCACctgcagatggggtgtggctggacgCAGCACTGCTCCATCTCCTCTGCCCGAAGCGCACGCCATGGCTCCCTTACTCCCTTCAAGGCAGTCTCCTGACCAGACCCCTCTGCAGCACCCAGCAAGGTTGTTCCTCCTGCCTGGGTTCCCTGGCAGCTGGCACTCACCCTCGTGCTCTCAGCAGCAACCTCCCTCTTCTACCCGCCTTCAAGACTGCTCTAAGCCACCACTGCTCTAGGCCAGCCTCTTCCAGGTGAAAAGAGGCAAAAGGGTGGGGACCGGCACTGTGCCGGGCAAAGTGCTCCATGGGGTTGGGGCGGGGTGCAGGGGGTCCAGAGTGGCCTCTCGAGAAGCAGTGCCCCCTGCACTCTTTCCCTCTCCTAGACTTACTTTGTACCCCACACTGACCTGCTCAAAGACAGCAGAAGCCAGGTCCCATGGGAATGTTCTGCTTGCCAGCAAGTGCTCAGGGAACCCAGACAGCTTCCCTCCATCCCAGGCAAAGGGGCCAAGAACCCAGACTTTCCCCAGGAGGCCACCACAGAAGGCCTGGGTACGGAGCAGCTCTGGAGAGCCAAGGGAAGGGCCGAGCTCAGCCAGACTCCTAGGTGGATGCTGGGAAGTCGGGGTCCTCCAGGAATCATGGCCTCGCACAGAGAACACTCTGCTCTTAGACAACCACTCCCTTCTCTGCTGAGGCCCTAGGCCCTCCCCGTGCCCCAGCAGGGGAACCCACCTTGGTGGAGGGGGTCCTgctggtggaggtggaggtgggagtGGATGTGTGAGTGCTGGTGATGGTGTGGAGTCACGTTGAACATCTGAAGTCGTGCCAGGGGGTCGCTGGTCAGGGATGCCATGCGCTCAGCATGGATGCGCTCGGCTGCCAGTCTGTCAGGGTAGCTCATCTCGGGCCGCAGCTGGGGGCCTGCCAGGGCCAGTCTCTCCCGCTCCAATGGGTTCAGGCCGGGGTGGAAAGAGGCAAAGGGGTGGGGGCCGGCAGCAGGGGGGATGGTGAGGGCACTGTGCCGGGCGAAGTGCTCCATGGGGTTGGTGGCGGGGTGCAGGGGGTCCAGCTCGGGGGGCTTCACCTCAAAGCCTGGCTTCATTCTCTCACGCAGCTCGCGCTCCCGGAGCTCGCGCTCCCGGATCTCCCGCTCCCGGAGCTCGCGCTCCCGGATGGTGGGGTCCACATTGTAGAGGCCGGGCACGTGGTAGGCCAGCAGCGGGTCAGCAGGGTTGAGGGGCATGTAGAAGGGGTGGTTGCGGTTGGTGGGTGACATCACGTGGGGGCGAGCATACTCGCTCAGTGTCCGGAGAGCAGGTGTATCGGGACCGATGTATGGGGGCACGGCAGCTATGGTCGTCGGCGGCGGTTCAAAGGAGGGCCGCATGTGGCCAGGACCGCTGAGCTGGGGGTCGCCAAGGCGGCCTTCATGTGCTGAGCTGGGTGCCTTCTGCGGAAGAGAAGCGGGCAATAAGGGGTGGAGCCACGCTGTTGGGGCGGCAAGCTGCAGGGTCAGCTGGGGCATCTCCTGCAGGGCCCTGGCAGGTGGCCGCCAAGTGATGGCTGAGTCAGCCTGGCCCGCGAGTGCGGGGCTACCTGAGGGCTCCAGGACAGGCCACACCACCAGAACTAGGGACACTGCTGACAGCACTTGTCTCTTGAGCTGCAGGAGCACATACCAGGCAGCACTGCACAGAGCCAGGCCGCCAGGGCCTAGCGGCCACGGCGCAGCCGCCCCCTGGGCCCCCCCGGGCCCCGCCCTCTGGCACTCACCGCAGCTCGCTCCGCCTCCCGCTCCCGTTCCCGCTCGCGCTCGcgctccttctctttctccttctcccgcTCTCGCTCCTCCCGGGCTTTCTGTTCGGCCTCCCTCTTGGCCTTCTCGAtggcctcctccctcttcttggCCAGTTTGGACCCAGCCAGGGGCATGAAGTACAAGTCTGTCCGCGCACATGAATTGTAACCTCGGTCCAGGTGCTTGTAGAACCTGGGAGAGGCCACACCTTCAGTCAGGGCCTGTCGGGATCTCCCCCCGTGGGGGGCCTTTGCAAAGTCCCTCCAGACGCTGGGCTGGGCCCACTCGCACCCTGGTTCCCGGGAACCAATACCTGGCAGACTGGCTGGCATGGCTGGGGGTGTCCACCACAGTGGGCTCAGGGGACGGACTTcttgggggaggaggggggctCTCAGGCTCCTCAGCATCATCGAGAGCCTCCTCTTTGATCTGGACAGTGGGCAGTGAGCAGGGCGTCCCCCCTGGCACACTGCCTCCTGAAGAAACTGCAGCAGGGCAGGGCGGCTGGGTGGATGTACTGGGTCCTGCAGGTGGGGTTGAGGTGGGGGGGCAGGTAGGTGGGGTAATGGGAGGAGGGCCTCCAGGGACAAAGGGGTGCTGAGCAAAGGGGGGCTGGGTGGCCACCTGGTGGAGGCTGGCAGGGGGGTGAGCAGCAGCAGGAGGGGGCAAGCTCTGGCTCTGGGTCAGCCCAGGGGGCTGGGCAGGAGAAGAGGGCAAGGGCTGGCTCTGAGGCATGagctgcaggggtggggggtgggctgAGGGTGGGTGGTGTGTGGACAAGGAGCTGAGGGGCTTCAGAGCCGGCGGTGGTGGCAGGTTGGCATTCAAAGAGAAGGGTGAGGGCCCTGAGAGGTGAGGTGGGTGCTTGTGGGCCTGTGGGGCTGGAAGCTGGGGGATGGGTGTGGTAGGTGGGGGCTTGATGTGAGGCATGGCCAAGGGTGCTGGTGGCAGAGGCTGTTCCCTTGGGGGCTGCTGAGGTTGCAGTGCTGACTGAGAGGCTGGGAGCTGCAGGGTGGTGTGAGGGTGAGCTGCTGCTGGGGAGGTCCCCAGAGGTGTTTGTCCTTGGGAGGCCTGAGGAGGGAGGCCAAAAGGCTGAGGAGGGCCTGGGTGCTGTAACAGGGATCCAGCCTGCAGGCTGTGAGGGCCAGGCGGACCCTGACTGTGCAGGGGGGGCTGGGTATGAGGTGGTGCAGAGGCCTGGCCGGCCGGCCCCGCCAGAGGCTGCAGTGTGGGATGTGGTGAGGGCAGCCGTGGCGGGTGCAGGGAAGGCGCCTGCTGGATGTGGGCATGGGCCACAGGTGCTGCTGGAGCCTGTGGCTGGTTAGGAGGCTGCGAGGCTGCAGGGGAGCCCTGTGGAGGAAGTGCAGTGGCAGAGGGTGTGGGTCCTGGGGCAGGAAGCTGGGGTGCTCCCGGAGGGGCTGTGGGGGTGGCCCCACCAGGCGCCTGCAAGGCTGGAGGCTGAGCCTGCAGCATCTGCTGCTGGGCTGATGAGTCCGAGTCACTCTCATTgtcctgagggctggggatgctgggGGACGTGCTGCGATTGTCCTGGTCGATGTCTTTGGGGTCACTGCTGCCCTCATCATTGACGCTGCGGCTGTCTGAACTCTCTCCCTCACCCTCAGAGGGCGAATTAGGCCGGCTGATCTCCTGAAgtgaaaaaagggagggagggagatgctGGGAAGGCAGAGCTCTCTGCCCCACACAGTAGCACCTGGCGCACAGCCTGGCATATGATAAACAGCAGCAAGCCAGGGCAGTCCCGTCCTGGCTGGGCCAGTGTCAAGGGCCATTCTAGCACTAGCCCCCTCCGCAGAAGGCACTGCCTCTCCACCTGGAAAGCCTGGGCTGGAGCTTCTACAGAACTTCGGCTGCAAGCTAGAATTAGCAAGGCCTGGCTGCCAACCTCACCTGTGTTTTTGTCTTCTTGGAGCTGGTCCTCTCGGCCTCCTCCGTGTCAGAGGCCACCTTCTCCCGCTGGCGCTTGGCACTCTTCAGAGGGGACGATGCTTCTTCCTTTACCTTCTGCAGCAGAAGGCCCATGAGGGGCAATCAGGCCAAGGGAGGACGTCCCACTGGCCTCAGTATGGAAATGACCAGTTTGCAAAAACTTTGTTCCCTCATTTTGGGTTCTGTCTCCAGAAGCAAAAAAGCTCTGGAAGGGGCAGCTTGGGGCCAGGCGGGAATAAATATCTAGGGATGGGGATACTAAGGCTCTAGGGGCAGGGAGCCTTCCCAACAACTCAGCATCCTCTGCCTGAGGCCTTGGGGAGCTTGAGGCAGAGATGACTCCAAAGGTTGATGTTGGGAACTGAGTGGGACGTCCCCTTCCTCCAGTCCCCGGGCCTTTGTGTGCAGCCTGTAGGCCAAGGCAGTACTGGTGCCCAGAGGCTCCACACATGAACTACAGCCCCAGGTCTGAGGGAGCTGAACGCAAGCTCCAGCAGTCCCGTTTCAATGGAAGGGAGGGACTACGTAGTTTCCCTTCTACTCCCAGCTCCTGACCTTGGCTGACTTCTTCACTGTTTCTGCTTTGCTGTCATTGCTGGAGGTGCTGGCAGCGCTGGGAGAGTTCCGGCCACTGGAGCGAATGTCTTCATTGATGGGCGAGGCACGACCATCAGGGCTGGCTGGCTGCTTCTTCCGACCACTGCGTAGTGTAGACATCTGTCCTCCCAAGACAGAGGCCAGTGAGGCTGGGATACCCAGGCCTCTGGATACTCCTGCCACAGGCAGGAGCCTGACAAGCAGGCCTCACAGCAAACTCTTGCCCCTGGCATATGACAGGCAGCCCTCCTGTCCCTCCACTGCACAGTCAGTGTGGAGCTGAGGTAGCAGGTGGTGTGAGTGGGTGGGTTCACACAAAATTGAAAGGAGAGTCATTCTCAAACCCAAAGCATCCCAGGGGCTCTCCTGAACTCCCTGTGCTAGAAATAAATGCTGGGCCATCTACTTTGACACACAAGGTCATCTTTACAGCACCTCACCTTTCCATTTATTCCAAATAACTGCCCACTCTCCCAAACAAACCAAAGGCAAATCATGTACTTGTGGAGTTAATCTGACAGGCTGGAAAGTGACCCAAAGAGATGAACTGTCATACTGCAGCTCAGCTCCTACGCCTGCTGAGCACTGCAGCGTGTTCCCGTAAAGCCAGGAGGGTTCATCAGAGATTAGGGTGTTTGCCTGCTCCCTTCTGAGTGCATAGCAGCCAAGCTGACTGCTCTTGACAGAAGAGGGTAGACAATCCCACACACCAGAAGGGTGCCTGGGGAGGCCAGTGCTAGAGGGAAAGACCCTTTGACATCCTTAGTCCTAAGCCAAAACACCCTCTCCCCCACAGCCCCAACCACATTTCCAACCCAGGAAACAAAGCTTCTTTATGAAAGGGCCTATGCAGTAGGTAAATGTACCAGAGTAGGAAAATGTACCAGAAGTTTCCAAAACTGGATCAAACATTTAGCTTtaaaa
This sequence is a window from Marmota flaviventris isolate mMarFla1 chromosome 10, mMarFla1.hap1, whole genome shotgun sequence. Protein-coding genes within it:
- the Rere gene encoding arginine-glutamic acid dipeptide repeats protein isoform X4 — translated: MEDPFGPCRRLNSTQGEIRVGPSHQAKLPELQPFPSPDGDTVTQHEELVWMPGVNDCDLLMYLRAARSMAAFAGMCDGGSTEDGCVAASRDDTTLNALNTLHESGYDAGKALQRLVKKPVPKLIEKCWTEDEVKRFVKGLRQYGKNFFRIRKELLPNKETGELITFYYYWKKTPEAASSRAHRRHRRQAVFRRIKTRTASTPVNTPSRPPSSEFLDLSSASEDDFDSEDSEQELKGYACRHCFTTTSKDWHHGGRENILLCTECRIHFKKYGELPPIEKPVDPPPFMFKPVKEEDDGLSGKHSMRTRRSRGSMSTLRSGRKKQPASPDGRASPINEDIRSSGRNSPSAASTSSNDSKAETVKKSAKKVKEEASSPLKSAKRQREKVASDTEEAERTSSKKTKTQEISRPNSPSEGEGESSDSRSVNDEGSSDPKDIDQDNRSTSPSIPSPQDNESDSDSSAQQQMLQAQPPALQAPGGATPTAPPGAPQLPAPGPTPSATALPPQGSPAASQPPNQPQAPAAPVAHAHIQQAPSLHPPRLPSPHPTLQPLAGPAGQASAPPHTQPPLHSQGPPGPHSLQAGSLLQHPGPPQPFGLPPQASQGQTPLGTSPAAAHPHTTLQLPASQSALQPQQPPREQPLPPAPLAMPHIKPPPTTPIPQLPAPQAHKHPPHLSGPSPFSLNANLPPPPALKPLSSLSTHHPPSAHPPPLQLMPQSQPLPSSPAQPPGLTQSQSLPPPAAAHPPASLHQVATQPPFAQHPFVPGGPPPITPPTCPPTSTPPAGPSTSTQPPCPAAVSSGGSVPGGTPCSLPTVQIKEEALDDAEEPESPPPPPRSPSPEPTVVDTPSHASQSARFYKHLDRGYNSCARTDLYFMPLAGSKLAKKREEAIEKAKREAEQKAREEREREKEKEKEREREREREREAERAAKAPSSAHEGRLGDPQLSGPGHMRPSFEPPPTTIAAVPPYIGPDTPALRTLSEYARPHVMSPTNRNHPFYMPLNPADPLLAYHVPGLYNVDPTIRERELREREIRERELRERELRERMKPGFEVKPPELDPLHPATNPMEHFARHSALTIPPAAGPHPFASFHPGLNPLERERLALAGPQLRPEMSYPDRLAAERIHAERMASLTSDPLARLQMFNVTPHHHQHSHIHSHLHLHQQDPLHQGSAGPVHPLVDPLTAGPHLARFPYPPGTLPNPLLGQPPHEHEMLRHPVFGTPYPRDLPGAIPPPMSAAHQLQAMHAQSAELQRLAMEQQWLHGHPHMHGGHLPSQEDYYSRLKKEGDKQL
- the Rere gene encoding arginine-glutamic acid dipeptide repeats protein isoform X1, with protein sequence MTADKDKDKDKDKDRDRDRDREREKRDKARESENSRPRRSCTLEGGAKNYAESDHSEDEDNDNNSATTEESTKKNKKKPPKKKSRYERTDTGEITSYITEDDVVYRPGDCVYIESRRPNTPYFICSIQDFKLVHNSQACCRSPTPALCDPPACSLPVASQPPQHLSEAGRGPVGSKRDHLLMNVKWYYRQSEVPDSVYQHLVQDRHNENDSGRELVITDPVIKNRELFISDYVDTYHAAALRGKCNISHFSDIFAAREFKARVDSFFYILGYNPETRRLNSTQGEIRVGPSHQAKLPELQPFPSPDGDTVTQHEELVWMPGVNDCDLLMYLRAARSMAAFAGMCDGGSTEDGCVAASRDDTTLNALNTLHESGYDAGKALQRLVKKPVPKLIEKCWTEDEVKRFVKGLRQYGKNFFRIRKELLPNKETGELITFYYYWKKTPEAASSRAHRRHRRQAVFRRIKTRTASTPVNTPSRPPSSEFLDLSSASEDDFDSEDSEQELKGYACRHCFTTTSKDWHHGGRENILLCTECRIHFKKYGELPPIEKPVDPPPFMFKPVKEEDDGLSGKHSMRTRRSRGSMSTLRSGRKKQPASPDGRASPINEDIRSSGRNSPSAASTSSNDSKAETVKKSAKKVKEEASSPLKSAKRQREKVASDTEEAERTSSKKTKTQEISRPNSPSEGEGESSDSRSVNDEGSSDPKDIDQDNRSTSPSIPSPQDNESDSDSSAQQQMLQAQPPALQAPGGATPTAPPGAPQLPAPGPTPSATALPPQGSPAASQPPNQPQAPAAPVAHAHIQQAPSLHPPRLPSPHPTLQPLAGPAGQASAPPHTQPPLHSQGPPGPHSLQAGSLLQHPGPPQPFGLPPQASQGQTPLGTSPAAAHPHTTLQLPASQSALQPQQPPREQPLPPAPLAMPHIKPPPTTPIPQLPAPQAHKHPPHLSGPSPFSLNANLPPPPALKPLSSLSTHHPPSAHPPPLQLMPQSQPLPSSPAQPPGLTQSQSLPPPAAAHPPASLHQVATQPPFAQHPFVPGGPPPITPPTCPPTSTPPAGPSTSTQPPCPAAVSSGGSVPGGTPCSLPTVQIKEEALDDAEEPESPPPPPRSPSPEPTVVDTPSHASQSARFYKHLDRGYNSCARTDLYFMPLAGSKLAKKREEAIEKAKREAEQKAREEREREKEKEKEREREREREREAERAAKAPSSAHEGRLGDPQLSGPGHMRPSFEPPPTTIAAVPPYIGPDTPALRTLSEYARPHVMSPTNRNHPFYMPLNPADPLLAYHVPGLYNVDPTIRERELREREIRERELRERELRERMKPGFEVKPPELDPLHPATNPMEHFARHSALTIPPAAGPHPFASFHPGLNPLERERLALAGPQLRPEMSYPDRLAAERIHAERMASLTSDPLARLQMFNVTPHHHQHSHIHSHLHLHQQDPLHQGSAGPVHPLVDPLTAGPHLARFPYPPGTLPNPLLGQPPHEHEMLRHPVFGTPYPRDLPGAIPPPMSAAHQLQAMHAQSAELQRLAMEQQWLHGHPHMHGGHLPSQEDYYSRLKKEGDKQL